TTCGGCCTGTGGCGTCCCGTCTCCGTCCGGGCCGGGCACGCGGCGGACTGGTTTGGACTGGAGCGGGCCGCGGCCGCCGTCGTGGTCCGCCCGGTTGAGCGGGCCGCGCACGCCCTGGCGCTGTTCGATGACCGGGTGGTGGACCGCGGCGTCATGGCGACGGCCCGGACGATCGTCAAGGCCGCCGGTCCCGCGTCCCGGGCCGATGCCGCGGTAGACCGTGGCGTCGAAGCCGTGGCCCACGGCTTCCGCAGCGCGGGCCGGCAGGCCAAGCGGCCGCAGACCGGCTTGATCCACCAGTATTACGCCCAGGCGGTGCTGCTCCTCGTGGGCGCCGCGGTTCTCCTGATTTTCGTGAGGTAAGTGTGCTTAGCCTGATTATTGTGTTGCCACTGGCTGCAGCGGCGGTGCTGGCCGGACTGCCCCGGCTGAAGGACTCCGCAGCACGGACGGTGTTCGCCGCGACGGCGGGCGTCGAGACCGCCCTGGCCGTCGGCCTCTGGGCCGGCTACCGCGACCCCGGGCCGGGCGGCCTGGCCTACGAGGAACGACTGCGGTGGATACCCAATGTCGGCAGCAGCTACCACCTGGGCGTGGACGGCTTGTCGCTGCCGCTGCTGGTGCTGACAACGGTCATCTTCCTGGCCTGTGCCGTCTACGACTGGAAGTCCCGGGACCGGGTCAGGGCCCGGTCGGCCCTCTTCCTGTTCCTGGAAACAACCTGCCTCGGCCTGTTCGCGGCGCAGGACCTGATCCTGTTCTTCCTCTTCTTCGACCTCTCGATCGTGGCGATGTACTTCGTCATCGCCGGATGGGGCCACGGAGACCGCGCCCGCTCCGCCATGAAATTCTTCCTCTACACCTTCCTCGGCTCCCTCGCCCTGCTGGTTGGCTTCATCGGCCTGTACCTGGGCGCCGATCCCCACACCTTCGACATCCCCGAACTCGCCGCGGCGAACGCTTTCCGCGGCAACCCCGCCGGCGGCTTCGTCCTCGCCGCGATTCTCCTGGGCCTTGCGGTCAAGACACCCACCGTGCCCTTCCACACCTGGCTGCCACCGGCCCACACCGACGCCCCGGCCACAGGTTCCGCGGTGCTGGCCGGAATCCTGCTGAAGATGGGCACCTACGGGTTCGTCCGAATAGCCATGCCTCTCCTGCCGGACGCCTGGCGGGCTTGGTCCCCGGCCATCCTCACCGTCGGGATCCTCTCGGTCCTGTACGGTGCCCTGGTCGCACTGGCCCAGAGCGATCTAAAGCGGATGATCGCGTACACCTCGGTCAACCACATGGGCTACATCCTGATTGCCCTCGGAGCGGCCGGAGCCGCCACGGGCGCCGGGTCAACGATCCGCGCCACAGCCGTCACCGGCGCCGTCACCCAAATGGTCAGCCACGGCCTGATCACCGGTGCGCTGTTCCTGCTGGCCGGGGTCCTGCAGGACCGGGCCAAGACCTACGACATGGGTGCCTTCGGCGGGCTGGCGACGCCGGCCCCGAAGTTTGCCGGGTTCTTCGCCGTCGCGGCGTTCGCATCCCTCGGGCTCCCTGCCTTCAGCGGCTTCATCGCCGAGTTCCAGATCTTCGCCGGAAGCATCGGTGCCGTTCCGCTCACCGCCATTGCGCTGCCAGGAATCGTGATCACCGCCGCGCTGTTCCTCAGAGCCCTCCAGAGGATCTTTACCGGCCCGGTCAAGGGCAGGGCCGAGGGGTTCACGGACCTCCGCCCGGCGGAAATGCTCTC
The window above is part of the Arthrobacter sp. FB24 genome. Proteins encoded here:
- a CDS encoding complex I subunit 4 family protein, translating into MLSLIIVLPLAAAAVLAGLPRLKDSAARTVFAATAGVETALAVGLWAGYRDPGPGGLAYEERLRWIPNVGSSYHLGVDGLSLPLLVLTTVIFLACAVYDWKSRDRVRARSALFLFLETTCLGLFAAQDLILFFLFFDLSIVAMYFVIAGWGHGDRARSAMKFFLYTFLGSLALLVGFIGLYLGADPHTFDIPELAAANAFRGNPAGGFVLAAILLGLAVKTPTVPFHTWLPPAHTDAPATGSAVLAGILLKMGTYGFVRIAMPLLPDAWRAWSPAILTVGILSVLYGALVALAQSDLKRMIAYTSVNHMGYILIALGAAGAATGAGSTIRATAVTGAVTQMVSHGLITGALFLLAGVLQDRAKTYDMGAFGGLATPAPKFAGFFAVAAFASLGLPAFSGFIAEFQIFAGSIGAVPLTAIALPGIVITAALFLRALQRIFTGPVKGRAEGFTDLRPAEMLSAGSLLVLSAVVGVFPAPLLAAITPAADAIVSLVRR